A single window of Sulfitobacter sp. JL08 DNA harbors:
- a CDS encoding helix-turn-helix transcriptional regulator, with amino-acid sequence MRSIRMFDIIQLLRKATRPLTAQQMADTLEVTKRTIYRDIAALQSTRVPIEGEAGIGYILRPGFDLPPINFDVEEAEAITVGLSMIARTGDKGLERAAARAARKLSDATQLSETLFSSSWGAKAPGNIDLSAIRDAIRQEAKIELFYCDVNGGLTERTILPVALIYYSEAVVVAAWCEMRGDFRHFRPDRMVACTILSDRFTGKGQGLRREWAAQHAADL; translated from the coding sequence ATGCGATCCATCCGGATGTTCGATATCATTCAACTATTGCGCAAGGCGACGCGGCCACTGACAGCGCAACAGATGGCCGACACGCTTGAAGTGACAAAGCGCACGATCTACCGCGATATCGCTGCCCTGCAATCGACGCGCGTGCCGATCGAGGGCGAGGCCGGTATCGGCTATATCCTGCGCCCCGGGTTCGATCTGCCGCCGATCAATTTCGATGTGGAAGAAGCCGAGGCGATCACTGTCGGGCTCAGCATGATCGCACGCACCGGCGACAAGGGGTTGGAGCGCGCCGCCGCCCGCGCCGCGCGCAAGTTGTCTGACGCCACACAACTGAGCGAAACGCTTTTTTCCTCAAGCTGGGGTGCCAAGGCCCCCGGCAATATTGATCTGTCTGCGATCCGCGATGCCATACGGCAAGAAGCCAAGATCGAATTGTTCTATTGTGATGTGAACGGCGGTCTGACCGAACGCACCATCCTGCCCGTCGCCCTGATCTATTATTCCGAGGCTGTGGTGGTTGCTGCATGGTGCGAAATGCGCGGCGATTTCCGCCATTTCAGACCTGACAGAATGGTCGCGTGCACAATCCTGTCAGACAGATTCACCGGAAAAGGGCAGGGGCTGCGCCGCGAATGGGCGGCGCAGCACGCGGCTGATTTGTAA